The Bactrocera dorsalis isolate Fly_Bdor chromosome 3, ASM2337382v1, whole genome shotgun sequence genomic interval cgaaaaataaaaaaacagccgTTCCTGTGACCTTTTTTGGTCAATGCATCATAAAAGATATTACTTTCAAGGTTTTGGCATATATTAAGCACTCGATTCGTAGAATAGTCGCCAGCGCTTAAAACTGTATATTCAATTATAAAGGTTTTAACTGAATATTCGAGATACAGGGAGAAAGATTATCGAAAATGAGATTCGACACATTTTAACAACCAATGAGTATATAGTTCCAAGTATTTGGACTTAATCTATAGCTTAGGCTTAGATCTAAAcatttggtaaaaaaaactcataaacaattaaaaaaaaactcaactaTTTCTCTTGCTCTGATGAGTAATATTCCGCAAGAGAACATCATTTCAAATACTCAGGAGCGCAAGCTTAACTAACATTCTCATCACAAAAAAACTCCTCACGTATTTGGCTCACTCATATATTAGCATGAGCgagaatttttaaaagataactatttgcctaacgcatcatctttatttttatcgctctgagtgttcaagtgatacgaaaaataaaactcatcttTTTTTACTTGTCATTAGTATTGTctcttatttaaagaaaaaaagcaacagcctatacatatgtatttacaaataaagaatagacactcaaatttttatttagttattttccgtatttgtgcatacatacatatgtacgtacataagtaagtacttatatattaaaacaaacaaaacatgtaagtatatatttcaatagaaaaagaacacaaataattcaataaataaagttgataattttttgatgaaaaattaccttaagaaaaattcatattattaaaaagttcttcATTTAACCTTATCAAAAgcaaattattgatattttgtgCGTTGAGCCTGGAACGATTCTTAGTTAAAATTAACGAAAGAGCACTAAAGGCACGTTCTACTGAAGTCTGACTACATGGAACAGATAGAACTACTTCGGCTAATTTGGCTAAAGCTGGCTCATAGCTTCGCAAACCTTTCCAGTAATCCAGTATGTTTGTTTGGAAAGGCATCCGAGTTTCGTGTGCTACTCCTTCAAGTTTTTGACGAATTGTTTGAACATTGCTTGTTGGGTGAGGAGATTGCTGCGTCCAAGAAGTAACTTTTTGTTCAAGTAAGTGAAAAGTATCATTTGAAGACAGAGAAGGTTGGAATTCAACTTGGCTGGCCACTGGATCTGCATCATTGCATATTGGATTTCCCTCCAAAGAACTTAACATTGTGCTTGTAGAAATTATATGTGACTAGAGAATATAAACCAACAAAAAATGATAATCATATTTTATCGATCAGTAAATTTGGTAGGTTCCTTAATGTCATgcataatttttagtaaataataaagtaaagatATTATAGATTGAAATGTACTTACTACCGCCTGTTTTCTTCGCATTTCATTGAAGAACAGTGAATCCATATAATAAAATcttcgatccatatataaagcGGAAACGAATGCATTGTTTTCAAGAAGCTTTTCCTTCCGCAACTGCATTGATTCTAATAAAGTACTACCGAAGATATTGTTCGGCATAGTTTCCAATTTCGTTTCGCAAAGCAGCCAATCCCTGTAGAAATCACCCATTATATAATCTTCTGTTTGCAAACTTCTTGTACATTCAGCAATGGGCTTAAACGcagcaacaaaattttgtacgaAATCCCAATTTATTTGACAGTTAACTTCatgaatatttacaaattcTTCCAAGTTCAACAGAGAATTTAACATATCGAACGTAGAATTCCATCTAGTTAAATTGTCTAATGTAGGCATTCGGATACCTTCACCAAAATTTTCATTACGAATCTTTTTTCGAAGAAAACGTGCCGCCTCTCTACACTTGGTTAATTCTGATGAAACAGTTTTATATACATCATGTGCAGCTAGTTGGAGCGTATGTACAGCACATCTTACCACCGACAATACCGAATTCAATCTAGTgtgaattttttcatattcatcACCATCCGTGGTTTCACTTTCTTGAAGTAACTCTGAAGTTTTCACAACGTTCGCTTCATTATCGGTAGTAGAAGAATATATTTGTGCCGCGTTTATACCAAATTTATGGACACTTTTTAAGATTTCTTCCTTTAGAAACAGTGCAGTGTgtctttttttcaattccaccatcccaatagtaaaaatttttatatgaaaattatcaaTAACTTGAACGTTAATTCCCAATATACTTTTTTCCATTCGTGAAGCAATGTCCAActttatgcaaatcattttgtttCGTAGTTAACCAGATAGTTTGATTTTCATTTGTTCGGCACACGTGTCAAGTCTTTCAATTATATTCCTTGAGTTTACTGTTATATTAAATTCGTGTTCATAAGgctctataatttttttaaaatactgttcaccatcaaaaaaaaaagcctaAATGGTATGGCTTTAACAGTAATCAGCCCCACACagcacataaaaaaattactttgattcaattttatttttacttttatcaatGTTTCCGATGACtcaatttgtacaaaattatGTTTGTGAACTAAAGTGTAATGTCTTTTTATGTTGTGCAAAACTTGACCATTAAATTGTTTCTTGCATAAAAGGTACATCGATTGATTTGTTTCACTGTCGTATGATACGTACTttgttttgtcaatttttgaaaacctGCCCATTTTTAACTTATAAAGTTTTAAGCTAACAATATTGCAATGCGTCCTAATCCAAACTGACAATTGAAAAAACGCCGAGTATGGAAAAACCCAtgacaaacaagtaaggaagggctaagttcgggtgtcaccgaacattttatactctcgcatgataaagtgataatcgagatttcattatccgtcatttacgtatttttttaaacgtgatacctcagctcaaataccgtatttgtgtaaagttttattccgctatcatcattggttcctaatgtatatgttatacagagaagacatcagatggaattcaaaatagcgttatattggaagaaggcgtggttgtgaaccgattgcacCCATAATTCGTACATAGCATCAGgatgctaagaaaatattatgtaccgaatttcattgaaatcggtcgagtagttcctgagatatggtttttggtccataagtgggcgacgccacgcccattttcaatttttaaaaaaagcctgggtgcagcttccttctgccaattcttccgtaaaattttgtgtttctgacgttttttgttagtcggttaacgcacttttagtgattttcaacataacctttgtatgggaggtgggcgtggttattatccgatttcttccatttttgaactgtatatggaaatgcttaaagaaaacgattctgtagagtttggttgacatagctatagtagtttccgagatatatacaaaaaacttagtagggggcggggccacgcccacttttccaaaaaaattacgtccaaatatgcccctccctaatgcgatcctttgtgccaaatttcactttaatatctttatttatggcttagttatgactctttataggttttcggtttccgccattttgtgggcgtggcagtgggccgattttgcccatcttcgaacttaaccttcttatggagccaagaaatgcgtgtaccaagtttcatcatgatatctcaatttttactcaagttacagcttgcacggacggacggacagacggacggactgacggacagacggacggacggacggacagacggacggacggacagacagacatccggatttcaactctactcgtcatcctgatcactttggtatatataaccctatatctgactcttttagttttaggacttacaaacaaccgttatgtgaacaaaactataatactctctttagcaactttgttgcgagagtataaaaaaaaacaatcattgTATAGAGAAATTCTCTTAGAGAACAGTATTTTTGCATCGTCTTcctgattaaaattatttacatacacccAATACAACTTAAATTAACGGTTAATCATGCATGTACCCGaaactgttaatatttacacccacaacaattaaactttaacataaatttataaatatacatactctctAAGAGAATAAGAAATTGCTCAAGAGCACTCTCTGCTGCATTACTGAGTTTATCAGCGATACAAAATACTGAGTGCTGAAACCTgagatgagaaaaagaaacttagcgctcttgtgaggagtattattttgaggagcacgtacgtttgcggtaaatattagagcgaaaagataagataagtattaaagggaaatattctagaagagcactctttcctttgaactcacaattgaggaaatcaaaatttattgctctTCAATTGTGTTGTACTGAGGACGAAGGTAGAAATTTTACTCCTCAGTGATGAGGATTTGCGGACTCtgctttaaaattcaaaaaatttggaataattaCAGAGTAATGTGTGGGTAAAAAACAGAAGCTTTGAATAAAAACGAGAGGATTGACGATCGTCGTAgcacaataaaacaacaacaaagtgggcaaatatttctgtatttaaGTAATATCTGCACttgtaaacaaaaactttacttcaaaattaatcatattcatgtacatatgtattgttataaaatttctaaggctttatattttaaatggtaCCGTATGTAAGGATATTTTCCTCATTTGTATGATATTTTACTCATTTGTATGATTTTATTATAgggaatttaaataaaacatttattcgCTTATTATCAAGCAGCGATTTAAAACTTGTGCAAGAATTCAATTGCCCAGTACATTCATACAAATCCGACGAAAATTGGgaaaactattaaataataaatgcatttgcaaatgaaattttatgtaatGTGAAATGAAAGGAGTaactatttctaaaatatttaaaaaaaaataaagttgtaTACATACACGCATAAATCATTCATGAATAAATCCTCCTGGTTCTTACTCCATTTTGCTCGCAAATGAAAATGTCAAAGAGTCTAAAATTTATGGGAATCGAATTCCTCATGAAAGTATAAATATCGATACTCTTCTACTTAACGATACTAAACGATTATCGATACCTTATTGTTGCGTTTATTGTTGTCGTTACATATCGAATACGGACCTTGTCGATACTTTTAGACAAGTACCGATACTTTTCCCATctctagttttattcgttacAAACTCTGAAAGTACTTACTGTGTGGCGGAAAGAATAAAAGGTGGTTTTTAATCaacatttaatataataaagaagtagaatatatttaaattaatcaaTTGGTTGAAAATGGATATAAGATCGTCTTTTGGTAAAAAATAGTTATAGCTATTATAATTTGTCGGTAATTAatggttttttatttgttagaaaaaacaaAGCGCGCAAGAATCAGTGAACCGGTCATTGAAAAAAGTACTGTAGAAAGTGAAACTTCTGAATTAACTCATGCAACTTCCACGGTCGAAGATTGTCCTACCAATGACATTGACTATTTTGTGTGGGACGCGCATTTCTTCTCAAtggtgaaaataaaagaaatgtggtGCTTCATTGTTGGAAACCACATAAGTCATATGACTTTGGAAAAGATAGTCAAGATTCCAagcgtaaatttatttataattggcTTAAAATTTATGAGCCATGGCTTGCACATTCTTGTCGGCTGAAGGGAGTATTTTGTACGTACTGTGTACTATTTCCGCCAAAAAATACACGTGGCGTTATAGGGTCGTTGACCATAAGACCATTTACGAAGTACAAAGACGCTCGTGAGCATTTTAGAGCTCATGCAATATCTATTTGTCACAAAAAAGCAAGTATGGATGCTAATGGATTTTTAAACCTAGTGCCTATTGATGTAGTGGCACAAAAAAGCAAGTATGGATGCTAATGGATTTTTAAACCTAGTGCCTATTGATGTAGTGGCAAAAAACGCGCATGAAAAAGTAACTAGTGACAATAAGAAAATGATCAGATTGATTATATATGCTATTATTTATTGTGGGACGCATGATattgctcttcttcttcttcttctttactggcgtagacaccgcttacgtgattatagccgagtccacaacagcgcgacagtcgtttcttctcttcgctacgtggcgccaattgggtattccaagcgaggccatgtccttctccacttggtccttccaccggagtggaggttaCGGTGGGTCTAATCGGGactttttttcgattcgggatttctaatagtgcggaaaagttgccttagtacttcctgattccaatgcaactttttgttttgagatcggattgcatcttcaaccccaactccggccttgaaatttcggaaattcgcctaaaatcgtgaaattgtctacctagcgcctaaaatacgcatctcatggcaaaatgtataaaaccaaagttatttgtcacgtcatttgctaccgaaatggtatatgtgatcatggccgtaggacgaaccgttcccgagatacgagcggaaatgcggcgcgccacagcgcaaggtgaaaatcggcttgcggccacacttcttgaggttgatttcgccgagtgctatcactcacattcattcacctacgccaaagaacacgttcggataggtctccacacaaatattttttcatcgagctCCTTCattcttgtcggtgatttcgccgagttctatcacttacattcatttccctgcgccatacgacacgttcggactggtctccacataaatattttttcaattagttccttcactcttgtcggtgatttcgccgagttctatcactttcattcatttccctgcgccatacgacacgttcg includes:
- the LOC125777358 gene encoding uncharacterized protein LOC125777358 yields the protein MICIKLDIASRMEKSILGINVQVIDNFHIKIFTIGMVELKKRHTALFLKEEILKSVHKFGINAAQIYSSTTDNEANVVKTSELLQESETTDGDEYEKIHTRLNSVLSVVRCAVHTLQLAAHDVYKTVSSELTKCREAARFLRKKIRNENFGEGIRMPTLDNLTRWNSTFDMLNSLLNLEEFVNIHEVNCQINWDFVQNFVAAFKPIAECTRSLQTEDYIMGDFYRDWLLCETKLETMPNNIFGSTLLESMQLRKEKLLENNAFVSALYMDRRFYYMDSLFFNEMRRKQAVSHIISTSTMLSSLEGNPICNDADPVASQVEFQPSLSSNDTFHLLEQKVTSWTQQSPHPTSNVQTIRQKLEGVAHETRMPFQTNILDYWKGLRSYEPALAKLAEVVLSVPCSQTSVERAFSALSLILTKNRSRLNAQNINNLLLIRLNEELFNNMNFS